TTAGTTGATGCTACTTAATGAATGATTTTTGAGTTTTTGGGCAGCTAAACATAATTAAAATCCATATGAAGAATCATTGTTAGAGTTTAAAGGTTGAAGGTTAAATTAGTAACATCCTAAGTTATATTCCTGTTAATTTTTGAAGTACAactgtttaatatttaatttaatttaatagtaCAATAAAGAAAAGGGGAAAAAAGAAACTCTAAAGTGGATTGAATATAATATTGAGTAAGATTCTGTTCATTTCTAGGAAGTGTCTCCCATGTGTAAACTTCTATTTAATTTGTACTAAAGTAATCAAATTATATACACTATTTGTCTATAACTAATTTGGTACTAACTGTGTTTTGGACTAATTATGTGAAAAAGGGGTTTTATTGCTCCTTACCTACATAAGCTTCCATTTTTTTGTTTTCTATAGCTCAACTTTTACAATACTAACAAATGGAAGTAAGACATAAACAAAATAGAAGCTTATGTTGACTACAGTTATGTTGTTTCATAACTAGGCAACATTAGAGTTGTTATGGTGACTTAGGTAACAGGTTAATTTGGTATGGGTTGGATGGACTGGGTTGACCCGAAACACTTTTTTCCGTTATACAGTAATGTTTTTACTTTTTTATGAGGATATTATATAATTACAAAAAAACATTACACACTTTAAGTCCATTTTAACATCTTTATAAATATGTAAAAAGTTAGATGCAAAAATACAATTTTGGATAATTTTCCTTTGACCATTTTCCCCTATAGGTAGGCTTTTCTATTTGACCCGTTTGAGATAAACACAACTCAAACTTGCCTAGAATGAGTTAAAATTGCTAGTTAAACATAACATGAATGTTGCTAAACGAGAATTTATTATCGTTCTTTTGAGTAGGACCCTAAACACGGACATTGGTGGCTTCAATTTGGGTCGGGGGTGCTCATCGGCTATTGGCCATCTTTCTTGTTTAGTCATTTGCAAAAACACGCTAGTATGGTACAATTTGGCGGGGAGATAGTGAACTCGAGATCAAATGGTTATCACACATCAACACAAATGGGTAGTGGTCATTTTGCTGATGAAGGTTTTGGGAAAGCTGCGTATTTTCGGAATTTGCAGGTTGTTGATTGGGACAATAGTTTGCTTCCTCTAACAAATCTACATTTACGCGCTGATCATTCGAGTTGTTATGATATAAAAGAAGGTAAAAATAATGTATGGGGGAATTATATTTATTATGGAGGTCCAGGAAGGAATGCAGGTTGTCAATAGAGAAGATtgcatagtattattattattataaccttttTTGTTACATGATTAATGATTAATTTATTTCTAGAGTTAAGTTAGgggttttttgaaatttttttgctACAAAAATATCCTTATTTGTATTAGGCTACCAGAAATCCATTTTGAGGTCTCTTGTATATTAATAGTAGGAATAGCTGCTGATTTATATATTATGGCGTGTAAGGTTTTTTCTTTTATCAGAAATGTGTATTTCATTTTCAATATTATGAATTTTGTGAGTGATCATATTTTCCTCCCTTACAACAAAAGATCAAATTCACTCACTTAAAACTAGCTAGTTATACTTGTACACATTCATacgtttatgtttatatttatttacacacaaatttAATAATCCAGATCTGGAATCAGACGACTGGTTGAATATAATAAGACCACACCCAACCATGACGCACTTTCTCCCCAGGAcacagcgccacatcagctttctctctccatttatttttcacttcctacccatcacacaccactaccaaccatgacacacttcctccccatcacataccccacaaaattaattaataaattaaggtACAAGTTGTTTATGCTATAGGTACAAATAAATAATGCACAAAAGTAGGAGAGAGAATGTATAACCCGTACTCAAAACTGCACAGTGAAGAAAGAAATGAGGACGGAGCTGTTGATGGCGGATAAGGGAGGAGTGAGGGCACACCAATGCCAATGGAATCCTCGAGGGCGAAGCTCAAGAAGTTTGAGGGCGGAGCCCGTTGAGATTGGTCTAATAGAGTATCTCAGTTATCCTTTACAGAAACTAACTACTTAAAACTCAGTCAGCCCAAACAGTAATTAAGATAAGACAAAAATGCTTAATGGACTTTGAGATAATTCCAAGAATATAATTCGTCTCTTATTTATTTATTAGCAACACTATTATGATTCACTTTGAATTCATCAGTAACAACTCACAAAATTTGGGCCTTTATCATTAGTCTTGGGCTTCTGATTCTTTTTATAGTTGAGCCTCATTTCAGTGTTTGATGCCCGTCAGCCCAAATGCAAGTGGGCTTCTAAAGCATGGTCTTCGTTAGTGTTGCACTTCGTTTAGTTGTTAATCTTTCAATTTAATTTGTTGGGCTTTCAAACCTCTTACAATGTAATTTGTTTGATACTTTTCATCGTTCCGATgaaaagttttattaatatatctctttttcgccgtaaaaaaaaaaaactcacaaaAATTAAGTCAAGACTCAACATCTCAAATCTTTTATGATTTCAATCGCAATAACCCTGTTACATAAAATGCAATAGAATATACTGCAACTTTGTTCATGTGAGTTTCACTTGCATCCCAATAAATTACCAGCTCAAATTATCCATATCGAGCTTTGGGAGACACGAGTAACACGACATTGTTACCTCGCCGAGCTTCGAATAGGCTTATGAAAAGAGCATATTGCTTATAAGCTATACATTTGAATTCATTTGGAGCCTATGAAATCTTGCACTAAATAAGCAACCGCGATTTAGCAAATAAGCTTATCCTAACAAAGAAGCTTATTATGCTCAAGTAAGCAAATAATACACTTCGAAAGTAAGCCTAGCCAAACACCCCCTAGTCTCTTCCCAGACTTTATAGATTATAATGgaaaaaataatactccgtaataaaaaaacaaaaaaatcaaaTCCAAACAATTCCTTCATCGAAATGTTTGAATATTGGGAGTGCTAATGAATTTTTTAATTTAAGTGTGTAAAGTACAAATGAAGCTTTAGTGGCTTATCTATACCCTAAGCCAAGGTTGCAAACTTGCTATTCGGGGAGTAACCGGCAATTCGGAGATTAGTCGTACTCGGATTgtactttttatacatttaaatattaattttcagAATTATATGTGCAAATATGGAAGAAAATCATTAACTTTAACATATTGTAATTGTCTAAAAtcgttcattttgttcaaaaacctTTAAATTCTAATTTAAATTCATGTTAAGATATCGACTAATTTTGACTTTCACCGACTTCGATCAACAAATCCGATTTTGATCTATTAAATGACGTTGACTGATTAGTTGAAAACATTTTAGAAAATCGTAACGAACTGCTCTTAAAATGAGTAATCGGGTATTAGTAGGAGTAATCGGGGTTTTTTACAACAGTGCCCTAAGCTATAGCAATATTTTTACAAGCTGTGCGGAAAACAATGGATTTAACATCAACCTTCATAATTATAGGGTAAAAATGATCCACCAAGATTTTGGTAGCAAGTCCATCAATGGTTAGAAGCACAGATTGATCCAGAGTGTATTTGTGAGCTTTGTGGACCTGATAATCTGATTAAAGTCATATACGGTTCCATCTGGTATCGTGATTCCATCCCAAACCCGAACTTCCTTTGTTTCCAACTGCCTGTAACGGTTCCGTTAAGCCCTTCATGCTGCTTCCGAGTGCCTCTCCCTGCAAGATGTGGAAGAGGGTGAGCCATTCTACTACGATATTCAACCAGAGGTAGCAAAATAAGCAGGTTGACCCATAAAACATTTTCTCCAAAACTTCATTAAAACatgaattttttaaattaaattgccTTGTGTATTGTAAATAAATACATTAAAATTTAATGGCACAAAAGGATCCCCAAACTTGGGGCACTTTTGTTAAAGGTAGtactttttaattatatttttgagAATGGGACTTTACTTGTtgctctgattttttttttttttttttaacggcgaaaAAATTGAATTGTATTAATTGGAAGATCTTCATTATTTTAATGAAGATGCAAAAACAAATTACGACGACGGAGACGAGCTCGGTCAAGAAAGACATTACAAATTGAAAGCTAACAATGCGAAAAACACAAAAGATAAGGATTGTGTTCCCAAACATAAGAATGACAACCATTGCAAAGCTTGAGAATTGTGGCCCTTAAGAAGATTTTTTAACTTGAAATTGCGAACCAAGACCGAGCGACACATGAATACCATTGAAAAGGAAGTCGTTGTGTGGCGACAATAGACTGCACCAATATTCTAATCGTAACATAAACCGAATAAGAGCCATCGATTAAAACAGACCAACTGACTTGAACAACATCCAAGTCGTTAACAGTAACATTGTTTAACAGGGACAAAAGCTCATTTAGCATTGTGGTATTGAAAAAAGAGAGAGGGTGGGTCAAATGCAAGTTCCACCAACAGAAGTGGTGTTGGAAGTGAACATATGAGTGAAAGTTTTTAACAGTAACAAAGGGAATGAGGCACGAAACATAAAGTGAGGGAAAATAACTTATAAGGGGCAATCATCATGCCAAAATAAAACGGGAATTGAACGGAAATTCCGTGAAGCTAGCCTCATGGCTTTGATTTATTGGTTGGAGTATTGTCGTCGGTCATGTTTTGCATCAAAACCCCAAAATTGGCCATCTCTTCTATAAAGGTGAGCTTTTTACCCCCAAATCGATTTTTGTTCTTCACAGATTTACCATCACCAACGACGTGATTGATTTCACTCGAAGTATCAAAAACACCCGATAGGTTTGGAATATGATCGACCCAATCGTTACTTGTTGCTCTGATGCTTCAAACGGTAAATAATGGCCATTTTGATGTTACAGAAACATTAAATGTAATCCCAAGATGGACTAGTTTGCGAGTTACTTGCAAAGGGTAAAAAATCTTAAACGCCTTAAATTAGTAGTTTGGACCCGCTAGACATATTCCCATTtatttatataacacaaataatacTGTATACCCATTTTGTACATAACTTTTAATCTGATATTTGGACCCACCCAACCCAGCTAATTTTTGTGCCCACACCAAAGTTCACCCATTTTGACCTCCACTCCTACCCATTTCGTAACCTCATAATCGAGAACAACTATTTTGTGTTTACCTCCTTCCAGCCCATGTTTTTCAGCAATCTTCTAGCATAACTACCAACTCCAAACGACATTTCCAAAGCTTCAGCTGCAGCTTCTTCTGTATTACTAGCAGAAACTGGAGATAAAGATGATGCAGAGTCAACACCATCTGTTGACTTCTTTTGACCAGGACCAACACCAAAACCACCATGCAACGTCCTTCTCTCAGCCGCTCTGTCTCTATAGATATTGCCCTTATTCTGAAACCACAATGTCACCATACATAATCCATAAATAATACTAACAAGATACACGAGAACCCTTTAAAAAGTAAGTATGACCCGAGTCAGCCCGCTTACTCATAAAGGGTCAATTTAGATGCAACAAACAATTGTTTAAAAAAATAACTTATGTCACTGCCACTTTTGTAAACTAACCTTCTCACTTGAAGAGTGTTCCTCTGCTGATTTCGAGAGTTCGTTTAATGATTCAATTTCTTCAACATGGGCTCCTTTTCTTTTAGATTCAATATGAAAGCCGGTTGCTTTCTCGATTGAAAGTTTCGGGAACCCCCAATCTTTTGTCGGATTTGAAGAATCATAAGACAATACCGAAGCTAAATACGCAATTTTTGGACTCCTCAACTTATACACCTTGCCCGATCTAACTCGTACAAGATCAAGATACACTTCACAAATTGGAGCGGTTTTGAGTACACGACCACTTGCAGGCATCGAGGGGTGGAGTTTAGTAGTACGTTTCACTAATCTTCCTACTAATCtgcatatttttctttttcttcttttggtTTCATTTATCATGGCCCAATCCCACAAGTCCACAACCGGGTAATCGGGTACACACACTTTATCTAAATGAACAGTTTGTCCGTATTGTGCACGCCACATTTCTTCTTCCGCAAAAGCATCTATGAATAACAGAAAAGACAAAAAATTTGGACGATTAATGATAAGTTAACAGAATAGTGTTGTATGATTGCAATCATGATATTTACCAGATGTTATGGGATGCAAAAGCTAATGAAATAAATATTAGTAGTAAGGTAAAGGGTCAAAGTGGGTAACTTTTGGTACATGTCGAGTTGGATAGGCCCAAAACAAGTTTATCTAAATTCAAATAAAAATTAAAGTAGTATGCcaaatatgatcaaaatatattttatCAATAAGTTCTTATTTTCTTCTAATATAGTGATTTAGTAGTTTTTATGCATTGATACTAAGATTTGGGTAACGTCCACCCTGTTAAACATGTTTCCTTTAAGCTAAATTTTTATATTACCGATTTGACCCATTAGAGTTGAAAATATCCCATACGGAACCAACAGgtgaatgggtcaaaattgccacctcTACTGGCATTAGCTTTTACATTGACAACTACAAGAAAAGATCAAAATTAAGAGAAACAAAAGTTTAACAAAACATATGAACCTTCATCAGAAGCAACGCCACATCCATCAACGGCTTCATGAGACTCATCTGGGACCCATTCTCCCTCTTCCAGTTCATCAGCATTATCATTGTCTACCACTGGATAAAACTACACTTGTTTATCATCTTGGTCAAACAATATAAACGTCTCTACAAAAGTCAACAAAGAGAAATTTGACAAACCATCGGTAGAAATATTTAAACTAAGGTCATCGTTAAGTGCCCTTGCACCGGAAGCACCATCTGTTGTTTGGTTGGAATAACCCGACAGATAAAGCTCAATAAGGGTGTCCTCTAGCCtggaaaaaataaaacgcaaacatTTATAGAATTTTAAAgtgcaacaacataacccaaatgaaGTTTAAATAAAATAATGACTGATCGATAGAAGTACCATTCAGAAGGCGGAGGCATATTTTCACACAGGGCTTCAGTTGGGCATTCTGTATCAACTGCGAAAAAAGACCTTACAGTCACTATACATTTATAATTCATTTTAGGATAAACCTCTTATATTAACAGCAATGTAAAACAGATATAAAGTTTAACATATGTCTTATAGTAGATATGAAAATCACCTATCGGTTCAATAGGAGTAACATCCCCTGCTACACAGCCTTCGATTTCACCATCTTCAAAGTTAACATCATTGGCATCCTTATCACAAGGTGCATGCTTGAAACACTCATCATAAACAGAAACCAAGCCCTCATTAGCATTCGATTCCTCAGCCTAAAGCATTATAGTAACTTAAACATGGTTACCAAAAGTCAAAATCGACTAAAAGTTACAGAGGACGAAGAAGAAAATCGAACTCACTTGGTCCGTTTCCCATAGCACGTAATTCCCATTTTCAAATTTATAATAATGACCATCTTTACTGCTATAATACCAACCCGCACACGAGTCATGATAAAATCCACTACTGCAAGAAACAAAAGGTTTAACATCAACATTTTAAACATTTTACAAATCATTTTGAAACTTTTAATCCATCTATATTTTAGTTCATGATGCATATTGCAGctttctatatctatatctatattctatatactAGACAATATATTACCTGCCTTATATACtagacaaaataaaataaaaaaactcaGATTTTATAAGCTATATTTACATACCAGTCAACATCCCTCAAACCTtggtaaatataattaaataaaatacaaaAGACATTAATTTTAAATACATATAAACGGTACTCAACATTTTTTTATCAATTACAAGTAGATAAGTTTCTTtaatcgccaaaaaaaaaaaaaaatttgtttataaAGAAGTAAAATAAATGAATCGATAATATATCAAGATGTTTATAAAGCTACTGAATTGAAAACCCTAACAAGAAATATAAATTATAAGGAATTAATTATGAACCTAGCATGGTAATACAGCTGTGATTGTTCATCCCATTGAAATGAATCTTCGTTTTCTTGAAATTTGTTTTCCTCGGTTCCCGCCATCTGTAAATCCACTTTTCTCCTCCGCCATCCGCCGTCGCAATCGGCCGAGTATTTGGGCGGTGGTTCGGTGATCAGTAGTTCTTTATGCTGTAAAATAAAACATGTACGGGTTTTTAAATACATATATCTAAAGGCCTGCTAATAACTAAGCCCACAATAGGCCCAGTTAAGatcaacattttatttcacgtGATTCTATGAAGGGTCCTTCTATGAAAGCGTGCGTCTTGATGATTGATTAATGTAGATTTAGGGCATGTTTGGCTAAAAACTAGAATAATACCGGCCCGCGCAATGCGGCAGGGCCTTTCGaattgcgtattcatatttaacgtacatGTATTTACATAATTAAAAACACGTTGCTACGGGTATGTTCGGAAACATGTGGTTTGCACATGTTGTTTTCTATTATTCAACTTTTTCACATTATAATAAGTTTAACGGTCAAAAACTTCGAACCAATTAGCTCGCCACATTATCATCACCTTCACAGACGGTCTATTTCATGCTTAACTATTGCCCCAAGCTCGTCAAAAGTAACGCCCGGTTAGGGGCATCAAAATTATCATGTCACTCATTTTTTTATTTTGACACCTCGTTAGGGGTCGTCTTACATGAAATATAAACATTAACAAGTCACCTCATTAACTACaataattaatatttatgtacACATCTTGAAGAATCTAATAAACCGAATGTGGAATTCGACCGTTATTTTTGGATGACATATGTATTAATATTCTTATTCTTAAAAAATATAATTGGCAGACGGATTGTTGTTGTATAAAACTGAAATCACATAACGTTTTCTTTTGTTCCACGTTACAAAGTTTTttggcaaatatatatatatatatatatatatatatatatatatatatatatatatatatatatatatatatatatatatatatatagtaggatcaagagggaagtaaccattcggggggaagcaaaaacttttttttcgttttttgaaaaaactttgttcacgaacattataaatgagatgaaaatatgaacatttagtagagacactttgtaataaatgtttttattttggcgggaaaacgctcgaagaagtaatatataacaattatcgtgtttttcgagcgtattttgaggttttagatattggggtttagatattagggtttagatattagggtttagaaatttagggttaagggtttagatttagggtttagatttagaatttagattgagtttttaacacgaacggtttagagtttagggttttgggtttggtgttttgggtttatggaataaacccaaaacaccaaaccctaaaccctaaaccctaaactctaaatcggactaaattttacttcacaaaacatgaagaaaaaaaacgttcatattcttcacgaacaatattatcttgaatgttatttttgtcgatcgttttcccgcctaaataataacattcatcacgaagtgtctcttctaaatgttcatattttcgtgtgatcttgatgccggaaaaaaaaaaattcaaagaaaacgaaaaaaaaaaatttgcttccctcgcttccccccgattggttacttccccattgatcatgctcatatatgtagtgacccgaacttttccatgtttatatatattaattgagattgatatttacatgattaaatgtttccaacatgttaagcaatcaaacttgttaagacttgattaattgaaataggtttcatatagacaattgaccacccaagttgaccggtgattcacgaacgttaaaacttgtaaaaactatatgatgacatatatatggttatatatatagttaacatgatattatgataagtaaatatatcattaagtatattaacaatgaactacatatgtaaaaacaaaactactaacttaatgattttgaaacgatacatatatgtaacgattatcgttgtaacgacatttaatgtatatatatcatattaagagatattcgtacatcataatatcatgataatataataatttaaaatctcttttgatattataaacattgggttaacaacatttaacaagatcgttaacctaaaggtttcaaaacaacatttacatgtaacgactaacgatgacttaacgactcagttaaaatgtatatacatgtagtgttttaatatgtatttataaacttttgaaagacttcaatacacttatcaaaatacttctacttaacaaaaatgcttacaattacatcctcgttcagtttcatcaacaattctactcgtatgcacccgtattcgtactcgtacaatacacagcttttagatgtaggtactattggtatattgtaatgacccggactttttcgatcaatctatacttataagattaatatttacataaattaaaccttaccaacatgataagcaatctaaattgttgagatttatgtttttgaaaagagttttacacaacgtttgaccgtccaatttgaccgatgatatcacgaactatataacatacgataattatacgtttatgtatatatatgtatttatatatatttaacatgatctaaggatgtttaacatatcattgggtactaataacaatgagttataagtatattttgaaactactaacttaagttttcaaaacgataactatacgtaacgttcttcgacataaatacttattacctataatacttatacatgcatcgtatagatatgtattttatcacttttaaagggcttacatacataaaacaatataagtatatttacaaaagatagctatatttgaatcctcgttccgttttctcaaagatttctacacgtatatctagggtatatgtacccgtatcatacgcagcttctagatgtatttactattggtatataccaataaaaatctgctccttagcagccttaaataattaagaaacatgtggaaccaaccatttgtcaagtagcatgaattatttagtaagaaaacaaagttaggtatcttttttttcctttataacctaaaaacgtttttatgcatgcacaccatttcttcaccccattttctcacacttacactcccatttctctctcaaaatactcttaacttcatacttgatcatctccaagcattttccccatcatttagcttcaaaaacaacccttaatcatcataagaaaaaccatacaagaacacttcaagaatcctttcaagaacacaagtttacttccaatctttcatccaattccatcactcttttggttctaggttcttactcctcttttacagtaatcttgtccaagtaacttgaggtagtaactttgttcataaccttattcgattcatatatatatagctatcttattttatggtataaaattttaacaacaagaacatagtttgaatgttttcaaacttgtttgcaaactaaatagatccttctaacttaacttttaaaatacttcaagacctgtaatataacttaaatatatgctaatttaacaaggtataacttggtttttcaaagaacaccttaaaactgaatctacggtgtcggagtgtaaccgggggctgttttgggttggataattaaaaactattttgaactttgaattggaggcttattttctggaaaattgatatttactatgaatatgttaacacataaaaatttcatgatttaactcaaagtataagtatttttagaaaaataatcatttaaggttgtttacatgatggaaaatgatcaactccataagtttcactaaagtttgacctatgacctgtgatttcgaatacaaactaaggtatttacagttcatagtcttaaagagggactcgatccaaggaagtggcaagttgaatcaacgaaaacggagttgtaacgaagaaactatgaccaaaacgagatcggatatctaagactagtttagctacgaaaataattggagaaaattaaataaatcacatctttttaaaataacatgatgttttatatatatgtactcataatttaattttatatggttcaggatcacccgtaaacaatacgagaagattaatcataagatcccatgattgtacgcaacacgtcatttgacaacaccggtactttatgtacgcaacacgtcatttgacaacaccggtaccgtgggtcaagattaatctcgaccaatacatatacgatgggggtttttatttatttcattgggggtttattaaacacctaaaaatgaaccattaaaattgaattactaacatcggactgctaactacggactaagaaattattaaaactattaaaagtataaaaagtatatatatgtgacgattgtttaaaatagaaatatattgataaactatatatggataggttcgtgatatcaatcggagaccaagtcgaaattacatatcttcaagacaaaagtgagtatatagtcccacttttaaactctaagtatttcgggatgagaatacatgtattttatgttttacgttatggacacaagtaactgaaaaatatattctacgttgagttgtaccactggcatacttccctgtagcttggtaactgttatttacagcggtattgtaaacgcgaatcctgttgatagatctatcgggcctgacaaccccaaccggactggacgaccagtattcaacggttgcac
This genomic window from Rutidosis leptorrhynchoides isolate AG116_Rl617_1_P2 chromosome 2, CSIRO_AGI_Rlap_v1, whole genome shotgun sequence contains:
- the LOC139894049 gene encoding uncharacterized protein isoform X1 gives rise to the protein MAGTEENKFQENEDSFQWDEQSQLYYHASSGFYHDSCAGWYYSSKDGHYYKFENGNYVLWETDQAEESNANEGLVSVYDECFKHAPCDKDANDVNFEDGEIEGCVAGDVTPIEPIVDTECPTEALCENMPPPSEWLEDTLIELYLSGYSNQTTDGASGARALNDDLSLNISTDVVDNDNADELEEGEWVPDESHEAVDGCGVASDEDAFAEEEMWRAQYGQTVHLDKVCVPDYPVVDLWDWAMINETKRRKRKICRLVGRLVKRTTKLHPSMPASGRVLKTAPICEVYLDLVRVRSGKVYKLRSPKIAYLASVLSYDSSNPTKDWGFPKLSIEKATGFHIESKRKGAHVEEIESLNELSKSAEEHSSSEKNKGNIYRDRAAERRTLHGGFGVGPGQKKSTDGVDSASSLSPVSASNTEEAAAEALEMSFGVGSYARRLLKNMGWKEGEALGSSMKGLTEPLQAVGNKGSSGLGWNHDTRWNRI
- the LOC139894049 gene encoding uncharacterized protein isoform X2, whose product is MAGTEENKFQENEDSFQWDEQSQLYYHASSGFYHDSCAGWYYSSKDGHYYKFENGNYVLWETDQHAPCDKDANDVNFEDGEIEGCVAGDVTPIEPIVDTECPTEALCENMPPPSEWLEDTLIELYLSGYSNQTTDGASGARALNDDLSLNISTDVVDNDNADELEEGEWVPDESHEAVDGCGVASDEDAFAEEEMWRAQYGQTVHLDKVCVPDYPVVDLWDWAMINETKRRKRKICRLVGRLVKRTTKLHPSMPASGRVLKTAPICEVYLDLVRVRSGKVYKLRSPKIAYLASVLSYDSSNPTKDWGFPKLSIEKATGFHIESKRKGAHVEEIESLNELSKSAEEHSSSEKNKGNIYRDRAAERRTLHGGFGVGPGQKKSTDGVDSASSLSPVSASNTEEAAAEALEMSFGVGSYARRLLKNMGWKEGEALGSSMKGLTEPLQAVGNKGSSGLGWNHDTRWNRI